TGAAAAAAAATGTTGTGTTAGATGATTCTAGAAGATGAAATATGAATGTCTAATACGGATGAAAATAGAATATATCATTAAATCTTAAATGAGTTCAAGCTAAacacaaaatgagtttgaagcAGGGCAGAATTAAGTATCAGTTACATGTTTATCGGGTTCGGTAGCGTTTTGGTTCAAACTCTTTATTTATCTTAAGAGTTCATtgagtatgtatagattattaattTAGAAAAAGTAACTTAAAAAAGTTAGAATTCAGGATCCATAAATTTAGTATTTTGGCTTCGCATctaatttgaagtaaataatttcattaaaaataaaagttaGGACATTAAAGGAGTGAATGAACGTTTTGtttttatatattgaaaatactcttattgaaaattttaattattatatAGTAAAAAGGTTTTATATAaatcattttttaattaaaatatctattttAAATTTTGAGTTTGGACCCGGGCTTAGCAGGGCGTTGTGAAACTAGTATAGTAATAAAGAAAGACGAAGGACCAACTAAAAGTCCAAAACCAAATTCACCTAGTCTATTATTTAGGTATTTTAGGCGTTTGAACAGAAATACCTTCTTTTTCTGTTATTTTTATATGACTATTAATAGGGTGATGCAAAAACTTAATCATTAACACACAAACTTGAAATCATTAACACATCTTTTTGCAAATTAGCACGTGACATACCTCCTTACTCCAATTAGTCTTATACAGTATAATCAAGAGTAGAAGGGTCTGTGAAGCTGCCCCTGCTATCATCCCTAACCAAAGTCCCTGCAAGACGCGTAATAAAATTTAAGATAAATTTCAGGTTTAGTGAAGCAATTTGAACGAACACAATTCAGCATTAGCTTCCTGAAAGTGACAGTATAGAACATTAAAGTGACAAGAACAGATACTTCCGCTTTATCTAAGCCAAAAGTTTTCAAAGTTTATGTTGACAACATAAGACGATCAAGCTTTGCTTCATCACATTGGTGTTCATTTGATTCTTTCCCTCCACACAAAGGCTGGATTTATCTTGCCAAAGTTTCTTATTAGAAATTTTAGTTACCTTTGTTCCCAATTTAGCTACATAACCAAGAACATATCCTAGAGGGAGTCCAAAAGCGTAATAGCAACCAAGATTGATATAAGCCACTAAAGCTTGCCATCCACCTCCAACAGCAACTCCTACAAGCAGGAAGAAGGCATAATAATATTATTATCATGACAATACAGATCGATCCATCATTATATACAAAAATTCTGAAGCAAAACTAGTACCTGATATCACTGGCTGAACACTATTAAGAACCATGGTGATCCCTAGAAGGTAAGCAAGATCAGCAACAGCTTCTTGCATCTCCGTGCTGCTTGAAAAGATAATGGCCAGATGATTTCTGGCTACCAGTACAATTACCATGCAAAGTATCCCAATTAGAAGGGACTGAAACACTGCGATATAGACCGAGTATTTGGTAGCTCTTGGATGTCCTAGCCCGAGTTCATTTGAGACTCGCACACTGTTGGCAAATAGTAAATAAATCAAATGATGCAGCCTGAAGACTATTAATTAAGTGTAGTTCTATCTACCATCAAGATATATTATATTACCTTATGGCAGCATTAATTCCAATGAATAGCATGCTCTCCCATCCATTGATATTCATGCTGTAAACACAACATTTAACAGGATCAGAACTGAACTTGAAAATGTCAACTACATCATCGGTTGATAGTCTCACTGAATAATTGATGCAGATATATTCTCTATAAATCATTGCAGGATTTGTTTAGAGGTGTATAATCAGGAAAGCATTTCTTGATATTTAATCAGAATCCATCAATAGCAAAATAATCAATATGATGGAATGGGACCTTTGTAACTTATTCATTAATTGTGTCAAAAACATTTTCCATTTCAAAAAACCAGGGGAAAGAGAAAAAAGTAGTTTGGCCCAACATTATCCTAAGGAGATGACTAAAATTTCTCAATAGCAATAATGAGTATAACAAATACTTGGTAAACAATCTTATACGTATGTATCTCAAACATAATTTCTATACGTTAACACTGCGAATAGTACTCACCAAATCGAAATGGAGCCAACTGCTATCACAGCGTTGTTAAGATGGCCAACAAGGAGGATAATACTCATCATGTACCAAATCTCAAGGCATAACATAACAGCTGAAGCAATAGAAAGCCTCACAAATGCCCAAATCTCGTTGAACGCTGCCCGCGATAATCCTTTCCACCCATCCTTACACCATCCAACAACATATCCTAACTGAGCTATTGCAGTAAGCCAATTTGTAAGATCAAAGGCTAAAGCAGCACCTGTGGTACCCCATCCAAACGTATAAATAAAGAGCCAAAGGAACACAGCATGCAGTAGCAAAGCCGCGAACCCAATCCCTGCGAGCACATCAACTTTGCTCTGAGCTTGAAGAAATTTGGAGGTTGGGAAATTGATGGCTAGTGAAAATAACTGTGGGATGAGTAACTTGGTATAACTTCCAGAGAGCTCAGCGATTGCAGTTTCTTGGCCTAGCAACTCGAGCAGTGGAGTTGCGAATAAGTAAATGGGCAAGAGAATGACACAAGTGGTGAGCAGGATTATGATGGAGCGTTGCATGTAAACGCCCAGCATGTGAACTTGCCCTGCTCCATAGGCCTGTCCACATAGTGTCTCCAAGGCACTCCCCATTCCCATCTGAAAATGTAACAAACTATTAACATCAGCTGAGGCTCGGTTAACTATTCAATCAATCAACCCGTAATTGAATTCCAAATTAGTTGGGTCGACTATATAAACCTTTTGTGTTCATTCTGTTCTATTCATGTCGAATTCATTTTAATACAAAATAATTTGTTTTGATACAATTTAAAGGCTATGTATATC
The nucleotide sequence above comes from Lycium barbarum isolate Lr01 chromosome 3, ASM1917538v2, whole genome shotgun sequence. Encoded proteins:
- the LOC132631955 gene encoding protein DETOXIFICATION 35-like; the encoded protein is METPLLNGYPGDHNQLVGTDGDYLQAKSFKDWWAIFCVETVKLWRIGGPIAFNIICQYGVNSLTNIFVGHLGNIELSAISIAQTVISTFSFGFMMGMGSALETLCGQAYGAGQVHMLGVYMQRSIIILLTTCVILLPIYLFATPLLELLGQETAIAELSGSYTKLLIPQLFSLAINFPTSKFLQAQSKVDVLAGIGFAALLLHAVFLWLFIYTFGWGTTGAALAFDLTNWLTAIAQLGYVVGWCKDGWKGLSRAAFNEIWAFVRLSIASAVMLCLEIWYMMSIILLVGHLNNAVIAVGSISICMNINGWESMLFIGINAAISVRVSNELGLGHPRATKYSVYIAVFQSLLIGILCMVIVLVARNHLAIIFSSSTEMQEAVADLAYLLGITMVLNSVQPVISGVAVGGGWQALVAYINLGCYYAFGLPLGYVLGYVAKLGTKGLWLGMIAGAASQTLLLLIILYKTNWSKEVEDTTERMRKWGGQDFEAEKYPDGQLPIKNGVA